In Bombus huntii isolate Logan2020A chromosome 9, iyBomHunt1.1, whole genome shotgun sequence, a single window of DNA contains:
- the LOC126869586 gene encoding zinc finger protein OZF-like isoform X2: MQRCLTNPNFAQVHDAEKHPGFCQNGQQPKFYKIQCSICKKWFLNNDSMVTHLRMHCSGNQCEVCQQNFQDNSSLHAHMLTHVGMSPLECNVCQKRFAYKWCLRSHMQMHVLEKPYDNDALQQVFMKRPDSEHDQSLNIEERVFECDVCHATFKEKSSLNRHVLTHTEERPYKCDVCFAAFREKAKLNMHMTLHSGNKQFKCTMCHRSFTQKTALNNHMLAHSGEKPHACNICEKTYKRKSELIRHTMVHTGERPYECKECLMTFREKAKLNSHMLVHTGEKPHACQVCHKACARKSDLNSHMLLHTGGQYDCKVCDKIFTRKSDLNRHTLIHTGEKPFACELCDMAFREKTRLNSHMLVHTGDKRHACHICQKSFKEKSSLRKHMLSHTGDRPYECYVCHKAFTQKTTLNSHILVHAGERPYECSACQKIFKDKATLKKHLSVHINEKTHECLICLKKFTHKAALNSHLSTNHTS; this comes from the coding sequence ATGCAAAGGTGCTTAACCAATCCAAACTTTGCTCAAGTGCATGATGCAGAAAAACATCCAGGATTTTGTCAAAATGGACAGCAAccgaaattttataaaatacaatgttCAATTTGCAAAAAATGGTTTTTGAATAATGATTCTATGGTTACTCACTTGAGAATGCACTGTAGTGGAAATCAATGTGAAGTTTGCCAACAAAATTTTCAGGATAATTCTAGTTTACATGCTCATATGTTGACTCATGTTGGAATGAGTCCACTGGAATGCAATGTCTGTCAAAAGCGATTCGCTTACAAATGGTGTTTGCGTAGCCACATGCAAATGCATGTGCTAGAAAAACCATATGACAACGATGCGTTACAACAAGTGTTTATGAAAAGACCAGATTCTGAGCATGATCAATCATTGAACATAGAGGAAAGGGTATTTGAATGTGATGTTTGTCACGCGACGTTTAAAGAGAAATCTAGTCTAAATCGTCATGTGCTTACTCATACAGAGGAACGTCCATATAAATGCGATGTATGTTTTGCAGCATTTAGGGAAAAAGCAAAGTTGAATATGCACATGACATTACACAGTGGAAACAAACAGTTCAAGTGTACAATGTGTCATAGATCGTTCACACAGAAAACAGCATTGAACAACCATATGTTAGCTCACAGCGGTGAAAAACCGCACGCATGTAATATTTGTGAAAAAACGTACAAACGAAAGTCAGAATTAATAAGGCATACAATGGTTCATACTGGAGAAAGACCATACGAATGTAAAGAATGCCTAATGACCTTTCGCGAAAAGGCAAAATTAAATTCTCATATGCTTGTCCACACAGGTGAAAAACCACATGCATGTCAGGTATGTCATAAGGCTTGTGCTCGAAAATCAGATCTTAATAGCCATATGCTATTACATACCGGGGGTCAATATGATTGTAAAGTCtgcgataaaatatttacgcGTAAATCGGATTTAAATCGACATACTTTGATACATACGGGCGAAAAGCCATTTGCGTGCGAGCTATGTGACATGGCCTTTAGAGAAAAAACTAGATTAAATTCTCATATGCTTGTGCATACTGGCGATAAACGGCATGCCTGTCATATTTGTCAAAAATCCTTCAAAGAGAAATCTTCGTTGCGGAAACATATGTTAAGTCACACTGGTGATAGACCATACGAATGCTATGTATGTCATAAAGCATTTACTCAGAAAACGACGTTAAATAGTCATATATTAGTACACGCAGGAGAACGACCATATGAATGTAGTGCATGTCAGAAGATATTTAAGGATAAAGCAACGTTGAAAAAACATTTGTCCGTGCACATAAACGAAAAAACCCATGAATGCCTgatttgtttaaaaaagtTTACCCATAAAGCTGCATTAAATAGTCATTTATCAACAAATCATACATCGTAA
- the LOC126869561 gene encoding Fanconi anemia group M protein, translated as MELSQNSRISSDDGTKGFDLSAGKTWIYPENYPIRDYQFNIVQACLYKNTLVCLPTGLGKTFIAAVVMYNFWRWYPCGKVVFLAPTKPLVAQQIFACHNTMGIPSIETIELTGAVNHKQREIAWSKKRVIFATPQVFHNDLDKNVVPSDLVKCVVIDEAHKALGKHSYCECIRILNEKNQTFRVLALSATPGNKIDNVHEVLQNLLIAHVELRDETSLDIIPYINKRKVDIILVPLNKKLAEYKERYIFIMDRHVKILLQHNVLHGHTANIAKGRIFHLLKEYQKKTHKSGSYGQIIKTLNILMTMYHAYELMIRDGLRAFHKFYQNHSDKFWMNDEPQLQTLLEDITTYLGPFPDICEEAGMEIPQNLIFGHTKFDKLKELLLHHFKKSEEKQSDTRAIVFVEYRDIVTEVYILLLQCRPLIRPQMFVGQAGQKQKQQIKALENFRNNHVNVLISTSIGEEGLDVGEVDLIICFDVSQHSPTRLVQRMGRTGRKRDGHIIILVTDGKEHETLKSTMARRDSLNYKILNTSNIFSSLYQNNPRMIPDVFTPECLRMQISVQAKSPVTKYKKSKGKSDKKSEKKCQNTLNKISNTESNFESQKDGANFSMMKYLKIEQIKEHKKGSSEIYNSEIIQNNNSCKTIPLSDVKILSCDNEAVDFLTICALRISEKEEKIKNECKIDKYHISPYSTKKDFFEFSIPDIKILDCLITLNDVVPLNCNKNKLDNASENNDDNDLYYNECVLESGITEIVDKSQRLSCSRFEDLLDDSSDSNENDLSDNKENNPQNSNIHSICDLSIASSRCVKNDMLEPVEAGNKNNTLQDLEFSTFEDLLDETSDDSGTDNFERNCTKNTDVNNDVQIKNSPNDIKLNHNFKSKTNMEGAIEINENFSSAPIHQCKRDFEKNCNEETADKSSYSSKMFEFEDNHIFSITQAIEEIPQLNSNSIDSRTIEESEDDIFQDDSFLLQIDDQSNYDKEMVNPIEYKDEQNFDKPRNPNGSNDRSVDSEVKMEEFEWDDDFEVPTDAVENYAKFDTFEEKRKSETLVEAETNHEEYFSDNEEWISFKKPMDISKQNAPQCMTIAKKLANVGKCRNSKNSCSRNKNDSMNDDLSAKEERSIYFVSESNDTRRYKSQKNEVECFRKRNRNRKLRRKKNEFICEEAEVSPNGDTTDESSETDDDLEDFVRYTQNIHDTSDMHAHYLQTVRSPIKRQGGFIFKQQHTLNSSIDVYSQAVSQTAETYINDSFCIAEDKSDGEDIIQDSELSELEKAELKLEKRKRKRSCDKQSNRQAKRSKRRNIINYFSSSSEDEAEILRKQIKDESMLLKQL; from the exons ATGGAATTATCACAAAATTCTCGCATTTCGTCTGATGACGGAACAAAAGGATTTGATTTATCTGCTGGTAAAACATGGATATATCCTGAGAATTATCCTATCAGAGATTATCAGTTCAATATAGTTCAAGCATGTTTATACAAGAATACATTGGTTTGTTTACCCACtg GATTGGGGAAAACATTTATTGCTGCGGTTGTAATGTATAACTTTTGGAGATGGTATCCATGTGGGAAGGTTGTATTTTTAGCACCCACCAAACCATTAGTTGCTCAACAAATTTTTGCATGTCATAATACAATGGGAATTCCTAGTATAGAAACTATTGAGCTTACAG gAGCAGTCAACCACAAGCAGCGTGAAATAGCTTGGTCAAAAAAAAGAGTAATATTTGCTACTCCTCAAGTTTTCCATAATGATTTAGACAAAAATGTTGTACCTAGTGATTTAGTAAAATGTGTAGTTATAGATGAAGCTCATAAGGCATTGGGAAAACATTCTTACTGTGAG TGTATTAGAATATTAAATGAGAAGAATCAAACTTTCAGGGTATTAGCCCTTTCTGCTACACCaggaaataaaattgataacgTTCATGAg gtGCTACAGAATTTATTAATTGCTCATGTAGAATTAAGAGATGAAACCTCTTTGGATATTATAccttatattaataaaagaaaagttgATATAATTTTAGTACCACTTAACAAAAAATTAGCTGAGTACAAAGAGAGGTATATCTTTATCATGGATCGTCatgttaaaattttacttCAACATAATGTCCTTCATGGACATACAgcaaatattgcgaaaggAAGG atatttcatttattaaaagaatatcAAAAGAAAACACATAAATCAGGAAGTTATGGGCAAATTATAAAgacattaaatatattaatgacAATGTACCATGCTTATGAACTTATGATTAGAGATGGACTTCGAGcgtttcataaattttatcaaa ATCATTCTGATAAGTTTTGGATGAATGATGAACCACAATTGCAGACATTGCTTGAAGATATTACAACGTATCTTGGTCCATTCCCGGATATATGTGAAGAAGCTGGAATGGAA atACCACAAAATCTTATATTTGGACATACTAAGTTTGACAAGTTAAAAGAACTACTTCTGCATCATTTTAAGAAAAGTGAAGAGAAACAAAGCGATACAAGAGCTATAGTTTTTGTCGAG TATCGGGATATTGTGACTGAAGTTTATATTCTATTGTTACAATGCCGACCATTAATAAGGCCACAAATGTTTGTTGGCCAAGCTGGACAGAAACAAAAACAACAGATAAAAGCGTTGGagaattttagaaataatcATGTTAATGTTCTTATATCTACAAGTATAG GGGAAGAAGGATTGGATGTTGGAGAAGTAGATTTAATAATATGTTTTGATGTATCTCAACATTCACCTACGCGGTTAGTACAAAGAATGGGAAGAACGGGACGAAAACGCGATGGGCATATAATTATTCTAGTTACAGATGGAAAAGAACATGAG ACATTAAAATCCACAATGGCTAGAAGAGATTCTTTGAATTATAAGATATTAAATACAAGTAATATTTTCTCTTCGCTTTATCAAAACAATCCTCGTATGATCCCCGATGTTTTCACACCGGAATGTCTAAGAATGCAGATTTCTGTGCAAGCAAAAAGTCcagttacaaaatataaaaaaagcaaAGGAAAATCAGATAAAAAATCAGAAAAAAAATGCCAGAATACCTTAAACAAAATTAGCAATACAG AATCCAATTTTGAATCGCAAAAAGATGGAGCTAACTTTTCAAtgatgaaatatttgaaaatcgaACAAATTAAAGAACACAAAAAAGGTAGTTCCGAAATATATAATTCcgaaataattcaaaataataaCAGTTGTAAAACTATACCGTTATCAGATGTGAAAATTCTTTCTTGCGATAACGAGGCTGTTGATTTTCTTACGATATGTGCTTTAAGGATCTctgaaaaagaagagaaaataaagaatgaATGCAAAATCGATAAATATCACATATCACCATATTCTActaaaaaagatttttttgaattttctatacctgatattaaaattcttgaTTGTTTAATCACACTAAACGATGTCGTTCCActtaattgtaataaaaataaattagataACGCTAGTGAGAACAACGATGATAACGATTTGTATTATAATGAATGTGTATTGGAAAGTGGAATAACAGAAATCGTTGACAAATCTCAACGACTATCGTGTTCTAGATTTGAAGATTTGCTCGACGATAGCAGTGATTCAAACGAAAACGATTTATCGgacaataaagaaaataatccTCAAAATAGCAATATACACTCTATTTGTGATCTTTCAATCGCTTCCAGTCGATGCGTAAAGAACGACATGTTAGAACCAGTCGAAGcgggaaataaaaataacacgtTGCAAGATTTGGAATTCAGTACGTTTGAAGACCTATTGGATGAAACATCCGATGATTCTGGAACTGATAATTTTGAACGAAATTGTACAAAAAATACCGATGTTAATAATGatgtacaaataaaaaattctccCAATGATATAAAGTTAAATCACAATTTCAAATCAAAAACCAATATGGAAGGGGCGatcgaaataaacgaaaattttTCTTCGGCTCCAATTCACCAATGTAAACgtgattttgaaaaaaattgtaacgAAGAAACGGCAGATAAGAGTAGTTACTCGTCGAAAATGTTTGAATTTGAAGATAATCACATTTTTAGCATAACGCAAGCGATCGAGGAAATACCTCAATTAAATTCAAACTCAATCGATTCGAGAACGATCGAGGAATCCGAAGATGATATATTTCAAGACGACAGCTTCTTACTGCAAATCGATGACCAGTCAAATTATGATAAAGAAATGGTTAACCCAATTGAATATAAAGATGAACAGAATTTTGATAAACCGAGAAATCCAAACGGTTCAAACGATCGATCGGTCGATTCCGAGGTAAAAATGGAAGAATTCGAATGGGACGACGATTTTGAAGTTCCGACTGACGCTGTAGAAAATTATGCGAAATTCGATACATttgaagaaaaacgaaagagtGAAACATTGGTAGAAGCGGAAACCAATCACGAAGAGTATTTTTCAGATAACGAAGAATGGATTTCATTTAAAAAGCCAATGGATATCTCAAAGCAGAACGCTCCTCAATGTATGACTATAGCGAAAAAATTAGCGAACGTAGGAAAATGTCGGAATTCAAAGAACAGTTGCTCCAGAAATAAGAACGATTCGATGAACGATGATTTATCTgcaaaagaggaaagaagcaTTTACTTCGTCAGCGAATCAAATGATACAAGAAGATATAAAAGTCAGAAGAACGAAGTAGAATGTTTCCGAAAGCGTAATCGCAAccgaaaattaagaagaaaaaaaaatgagttTATATGCGAGGAAGCGGAGGTCTCCCCAAATGGCGATACAACGGATGAAAGTTCTGAAACCGATGATGATCTAGAAGATTTTGTTAGGTATACACAGAATATACATGATACATCTGACATGCACGCTCATTACTTACAAACCGTTAGGAGCCCGATAAAAAGACAGGGTGGTTTCATTTTCAAGCAGCAACATACGCTTAATTCTAGTATAGATGTATATTCACAGGCTGTATCTCAAACAGCGGAAACTTATATTAat GATTCCTTTTGTATAGCAGAAGATAAAAGTGACGGCGAAGATATTATTCAAGACAGTGAACTGTCTGAACTAGAGAAGGCTGAACTGAAGCTTGAAAAACGAAAACGTAAACGGTCTTGCGATAAACAATCGAACCGGCAAGCGAAAAGAAGTAAACggagaaatataataaattattttagtaGCAGCAGTGAAGATGAAGCTGAAATATTGCGCAAACAGATTAAGGATGAATCAATGTTGTTAAAGCAATTGTGA
- the LOC126869586 gene encoding gastrula zinc finger protein XlCGF57.1-like isoform X1, with protein MEDFKVKDEPMDALNIDSQVMDENIVSVVLKEEPGDRFDPDYMEDICSGTFEKVFLPIENNEVDFSNEMVKLELDGESSSHQNWTAQIASTNLCDKEDGAMQRCLTNPNFAQVHDAEKHPGFCQNGQQPKFYKIQCSICKKWFLNNDSMVTHLRMHCSGNQCEVCQQNFQDNSSLHAHMLTHVGMSPLECNVCQKRFAYKWCLRSHMQMHVLEKPYDNDALQQVFMKRPDSEHDQSLNIEERVFECDVCHATFKEKSSLNRHVLTHTEERPYKCDVCFAAFREKAKLNMHMTLHSGNKQFKCTMCHRSFTQKTALNNHMLAHSGEKPHACNICEKTYKRKSELIRHTMVHTGERPYECKECLMTFREKAKLNSHMLVHTGEKPHACQVCHKACARKSDLNSHMLLHTGGQYDCKVCDKIFTRKSDLNRHTLIHTGEKPFACELCDMAFREKTRLNSHMLVHTGDKRHACHICQKSFKEKSSLRKHMLSHTGDRPYECYVCHKAFTQKTTLNSHILVHAGERPYECSACQKIFKDKATLKKHLSVHINEKTHECLICLKKFTHKAALNSHLSTNHTS; from the exons ATGGAAGATTTTAAAGTGAAAGATGAACCAATGGATGCGTTAAACATAGACAGTCAGGTTATG GACGAAAACATTGTAAGCGTTGTACTTAAAGAAGAACCAGGCGATAGATTTGATCCAGACTACATGGAGGACATCTGCTCTGGGACATTCGAGAAGGTATTTTTACCTATCGAAAATAATGAAGTTGACTTCTCTAATGAAATG GTAAAACTCGAATTGGATGGGGAATCCAGTAGTCATCAAAATTGGACGGCACAAATTGCAAGCACAAATTTGTGTGACAAAGAAGATGGTGCTATGCAAAGGTGCTTAACCAATCCAAACTTTGCTCAAGTGCATGATGCAGAAAAACATCCAGGATTTTGTCAAAATGGACAGCAAccgaaattttataaaatacaatgttCAATTTGCAAAAAATGGTTTTTGAATAATGATTCTATGGTTACTCACTTGAGAATGCACTGTAGTGGAAATCAATGTGAAGTTTGCCAACAAAATTTTCAGGATAATTCTAGTTTACATGCTCATATGTTGACTCATGTTGGAATGAGTCCACTGGAATGCAATGTCTGTCAAAAGCGATTCGCTTACAAATGGTGTTTGCGTAGCCACATGCAAATGCATGTGCTAGAAAAACCATATGACAACGATGCGTTACAACAAGTGTTTATGAAAAGACCAGATTCTGAGCATGATCAATCATTGAACATAGAGGAAAGGGTATTTGAATGTGATGTTTGTCACGCGACGTTTAAAGAGAAATCTAGTCTAAATCGTCATGTGCTTACTCATACAGAGGAACGTCCATATAAATGCGATGTATGTTTTGCAGCATTTAGGGAAAAAGCAAAGTTGAATATGCACATGACATTACACAGTGGAAACAAACAGTTCAAGTGTACAATGTGTCATAGATCGTTCACACAGAAAACAGCATTGAACAACCATATGTTAGCTCACAGCGGTGAAAAACCGCACGCATGTAATATTTGTGAAAAAACGTACAAACGAAAGTCAGAATTAATAAGGCATACAATGGTTCATACTGGAGAAAGACCATACGAATGTAAAGAATGCCTAATGACCTTTCGCGAAAAGGCAAAATTAAATTCTCATATGCTTGTCCACACAGGTGAAAAACCACATGCATGTCAGGTATGTCATAAGGCTTGTGCTCGAAAATCAGATCTTAATAGCCATATGCTATTACATACCGGGGGTCAATATGATTGTAAAGTCtgcgataaaatatttacgcGTAAATCGGATTTAAATCGACATACTTTGATACATACGGGCGAAAAGCCATTTGCGTGCGAGCTATGTGACATGGCCTTTAGAGAAAAAACTAGATTAAATTCTCATATGCTTGTGCATACTGGCGATAAACGGCATGCCTGTCATATTTGTCAAAAATCCTTCAAAGAGAAATCTTCGTTGCGGAAACATATGTTAAGTCACACTGGTGATAGACCATACGAATGCTATGTATGTCATAAAGCATTTACTCAGAAAACGACGTTAAATAGTCATATATTAGTACACGCAGGAGAACGACCATATGAATGTAGTGCATGTCAGAAGATATTTAAGGATAAAGCAACGTTGAAAAAACATTTGTCCGTGCACATAAACGAAAAAACCCATGAATGCCTgatttgtttaaaaaagtTTACCCATAAAGCTGCATTAAATAGTCATTTATCAACAAATCATACATCGTAA
- the LOC126869577 gene encoding serine/threonine-protein kinase PAK mbt, which translates to MFAKKKKKPQISTPTNFEHRVHTGFDKREGKFIGLPLQWASIVGNNQILKSTNRPLPLVDPSEITPTEILDLKTIVRGHNDPKGRTSTSEKNTENGLPKTSTVARSNSLRSSSPPRLRRDYRHNSNLPPSVPEGQEIPSSTNQVQGYTNFGKQHNYLDKMRQNSPNVASTLHPNTQNMIPNLQNLNPNMQSSPNLTHVGSNAQNLSLNFQNLSPITTPQCPMQSPSTPQLVDSEFHRLNTQMTTSTSGQYNGNVQASHIETSSRDQQVTQNTLLHKLQPKISPVGSIASQRPLSQLSTHNVNKYSQAYSTPENSSILQSHIKKPIETSQSMHNLSKSNLPSSGNSSTPDQNQNMKSALSSGNLAVGSSSSTTNKQTAEQRLTHEQFRAALQMVVSRGDPRENLENFLKIGEGSTGTVCIATEKNTNRQVAVKKMDLRKQQRRELLFNEVVIMRDYHHPNIVEMYDSFLVDDELWVVMEYLEGGALTDIVTHSRMDESQIATVCSQCLKPLAYLHSQGVIHRDIKSDSILLTADGRVKLSDFGFCAQVSQELPRRKSLVGTPYWMSPEVISRLPYGPEVDIWSLGIMIIEMVDGEPPFFNEPPLQAMRRIRDMPPPKLKNSHKVSPRLQGFLERMLVRDPAQRATATELLQHPFLRQAQSPSILIPLMRGSRHTNC; encoded by the exons ATGTTTGccaaaaagaagaagaaaccaCAAATATCTACTCCAACAAATTTTGAACATCGTGTACATACTGGATTTGATAAACGCGAAGGAAAGTTCATTGGACTTCCGTTGCAGTGGGCTTCTATTGTTGGAAACAATCAGATTTTGAAATCTACAAATAGACCATTACCTTTGGTGGATCCAAGTGAAATTACACCCACGGAAATTTTAGATCTGAAAACTATTGTTCGAGGGCATAATGATCCAAAAGGAAGAACTTCCACCAGTGAGAAAAATACTGAAAATGGATTGCCCAAAACCAGCACAGTTGCTAGATCTAACTCTCTTCGTTCTTCAAGTCCACCAAGACTCAGAAGGGATTACAG GCATAATAGTAATTTGCCACCATCTGTGCCAGAAGGTCAAGAAATACCTTCTAGTACTAATCAAGTACAAGGATATACTAACTTTGGAAAGCAACATAATTACCTTGATAAAATGAGACAAAATTCACCGAATGTTGCAAGCACGTTGCATCCTAATACACAAAATATGATCCCAAATCTTCAGAATCTCAATCCAAATATGCAATCATCTCCCAATTTAACGCATGTTGGTTCTAATGCCCAGaatttatctttaaatttccaaaacTTGAGTCCCATTACAACCCCACAGTGTCCTATGCAAAGTCCTAGTACTCCCCAACTCGTAGATTCTGAATTTCATAGGCTAAATACTCAGATGACTACAAGTACGTCTGGACAATACAATGGAAACGTTCAG GCTTCACATATCGAAACATCCTCGAGGGATCAACAAGTAACTCAAAATACTCTTTTGCATAAGCTGCAACCTAAAATTTCACCTGTTGGATCCATCGCTTCACAGCGACCGTTGAGCCAATTGAGTACGcataatgttaataaatattcacaAGCCTACAGTACGCCAGAAAATTCATCCATTTTGCAATCTCATATAAAAAAACCTATTGAAACGTCTCAATCGATGCATAATTTGTCAAAGTCCAATCTACCGTCCTCTGGAAATAGTTCGACACCTGATCAAAATCAGAATATGAAGAGTGCTTTATCTTCGGGAAATCTAGCAGTCGGTTCAAGTTCGAGTACGACGAACAAACAAACAGCAGAACAAAGACTCACTCATGAACAATTTCGAGCGGCTTTACAGATGGTG GTAAGTCGTGGCGATCCAAgagaaaatttagaaaattttcttaaaatcgGAGAAGGAAGCACTGGAACAGTATGTATAGCAActgaaaaaaatacaaatcgGCAAGTGGCAGTGAAGAAAATGGATTTAAGAAAACAGCAGCGGCGTGAACTACTTTTTAACGAAGTGGTTATTATGCGAGACTATCACCATCCGAATATTGTCGAAATGTATGACAGTTTCTTGGTAGATGACGAATTATGGGTCGTGATGGAATACCTTGAAGGTGGAGCGCTTACGGATATTGTCACGCATTCTCGGATGGACGAAAGTCAGATTGCCACAGTGTGTTCTCAATGTTTGAAACCACTTGCATATTTACATTCTCAAGGTGTTATTCATAGGGACATCAAGTCTGATTCCATATTACTAACAGCCGATGGTAGAGTTAAATTATCCGACTTTGGATTTTGTGCTCAAGTGTCTCAAGAATTGCCCAGGAGAAAGTCTCTCGTTGGAACGCCATATTGGATGAGTCCAGAAGTTATTTCTAG GTTGCCATACGGTCCTGAAGTAGACATTTGGTCATTAGGTATAATGATCATCGAAATGGTTGACGGAGAGCCACCGTTTTTTAACGAACCTCCTTTACAAGCTATGAGACGTATTAGAGATATGCCTCCTCCAAAGTTGAAAAATTCTCATAAA GTCAGTCCGCGTCTTCAAGGGTTTTTGGAAAGAATGCTTGTTCGTGATCCGGCGCAAAGAGCCACGGCTACTGAATTGTTACAGCATCCATTTCTTAGGCAAGCACAGAGTCCAAGTATTTTAATTCCATTGATGAGGGGTTCCAGGCATACGAACTGCTAA